The following are from one region of the Candidatus Kryptonium sp. genome:
- a CDS encoding 4Fe-4S binding protein, protein MKYTGLKPFPPDFHDKFAPVAEVIVEKCTGCERCPKICFFDAIKMINQIAVINRDNCTGCGLCFEACPFDAIKWIPDETSNFGPFVQRYRIREVEFGD, encoded by the coding sequence ATGAAATACACTGGTTTAAAACCTTTTCCACCTGATTTCCACGATAAATTTGCACCTGTTGCGGAAGTAATTGTTGAAAAATGCACAGGATGTGAGAGATGTCCTAAAATTTGTTTTTTTGACGCTATAAAGATGATCAATCAAATTGCTGTGATAAATCGGGATAATTGCACAGGATGTGGGCTATGCTTTGAAGCTTGTCCATTTGATGCTATAAAATGGATCCCTGATGAAACTTCAAATTTTGGTCCATTTGTTCAAAGATACAGAATTAGGGAAGTTGAGTTTGGGGATTAG
- the menC gene encoding o-succinylbenzoate synthase, whose translation MKEKIEEINLYHVRIPMTEPFKISNGEVSIKDSIIIQVKFKSGLISYGEASPMSGSFYSEETPESVWNELINKVSLIKTEFDFANFKNEISNLLRRLSQLKLSSYAIAGIETALWDAYSKILGKPIYNLLGANYKEIESGLAVGIYNNVNDLLKKIEGYLKTGNYKRVKIKIQKNWDIEPISNIRKFFGNIPLMVDANCAYDRNDIEHLKKLDDFELMMIEQPLPKDDLIGHGVLQTRISTPICLDESADSIQNLKIAFSFNSCKIVNIKIQRVGGLLNAKRMHDFCKENNIPVWVGTMPELGIGAFHALSLCMLDNCKFPTDIESSLRWYIDDIIEPVVEVKNGKVIFNQNTFVNLEKIQKYSLNKVKIKFN comes from the coding sequence ATGAAAGAAAAAATTGAAGAGATAAATCTATATCATGTTAGAATCCCGATGACTGAACCATTTAAAATCAGTAACGGTGAGGTCTCAATTAAAGATTCTATCATAATTCAAGTTAAATTTAAATCAGGTCTGATTTCATACGGTGAAGCATCGCCAATGTCAGGTTCATTTTATTCGGAGGAAACACCGGAAAGTGTCTGGAACGAACTTATAAATAAAGTCAGCTTAATTAAAACTGAATTTGATTTTGCAAACTTTAAGAATGAAATCTCAAATCTTTTAAGACGACTTTCTCAGTTAAAATTAAGTTCTTATGCGATTGCTGGGATTGAAACCGCTTTGTGGGATGCTTATTCAAAAATCTTAGGTAAACCTATTTATAACTTGCTTGGTGCAAACTATAAGGAAATTGAATCTGGGTTGGCGGTTGGTATTTATAATAATGTTAATGATCTCTTGAAAAAAATTGAGGGGTATCTTAAAACCGGAAATTACAAAAGAGTAAAAATAAAAATTCAAAAAAACTGGGATATAGAACCGATCTCAAATATCCGCAAATTCTTTGGAAATATACCTCTCATGGTAGATGCAAATTGCGCCTATGATCGCAATGATATTGAACATCTCAAGAAACTTGATGATTTTGAACTTATGATGATTGAACAACCTTTGCCAAAAGATGACTTAATAGGACATGGAGTTTTACAAACCAGAATCTCAACTCCGATATGTCTTGACGAAAGCGCTGACTCAATTCAAAATTTGAAAATCGCCTTTAGTTTTAATTCGTGTAAAATTGTTAATATCAAAATCCAACGAGTTGGTGGATTACTGAATGCCAAGAGGATGCATGATTTTTGCAAAGAGAACAACATTCCAGTATGGGTAGGTACCATGCCTGAACTTGGAATAGGGGCATTTCACGCACTTTCTCTTTGTATGCTTGATAATTGCAAATTTCCAACTGATATTGAAAGTTCGCTTAGATGGTATATTGATGATATCATTGAACCAGTAGTTGAAGTAAAAAATGGAAAGGTAATCTTTAATCAAAACACGTTCGTTAATCTTGAAAAAATTCAAAAGTACTCGCTCAATAAGGTCAAAATTAAATTTAACTAA
- a CDS encoding IclR family transcriptional regulator, which produces MGIYEFKSPNKYTVPAVKRSIEILNLLEKSDKPLSLSEISKHINYPRSSIFRILVTLESYGFVERNSSDNTFTLGIRLSQLGIAKLNKINLGYDSYKYLEELAKKTGESVYLAVLHNYRVVLIQRVDSPSMWSLVTQLGLRSPVHCTASGQVLISEMSDEELSQFIKKTGLKKYTEKTITRLSELKMRLKKVREQGFAIVDREYNPELVAVAAPIRNAWGKIIAALLITLQYRGSKTISRAYELAKDLKEYAEKISKQMGYAGK; this is translated from the coding sequence ATGGGAATCTATGAATTTAAATCACCAAATAAGTATACTGTTCCAGCTGTTAAAAGATCAATTGAAATTTTAAATCTACTTGAAAAATCTGATAAACCATTGAGCTTAAGCGAAATTTCAAAACATATCAATTATCCTAGAAGCTCAATCTTTCGTATTTTGGTTACTCTTGAAAGTTACGGATTTGTTGAAAGAAACTCATCCGATAATACCTTTACACTCGGAATTAGGTTATCGCAACTTGGGATAGCAAAACTTAATAAAATTAACCTTGGATATGATTCATACAAATATCTTGAAGAACTAGCTAAGAAAACAGGGGAAAGCGTCTATCTCGCGGTATTGCATAATTATCGCGTTGTGTTAATTCAGCGTGTTGATTCTCCAAGCATGTGGTCACTTGTCACACAACTCGGACTAAGATCTCCAGTTCATTGCACGGCAAGTGGTCAAGTTTTAATATCCGAGATGAGCGATGAGGAACTTTCGCAGTTTATAAAGAAAACAGGCTTGAAGAAATATACTGAAAAAACAATAACACGGCTTTCTGAACTTAAAATGCGATTGAAAAAAGTAAGAGAACAAGGTTTTGCAATAGTTGATAGAGAGTATAACCCGGAGCTTGTCGCAGTTGCTGCACCAATTCGGAACGCATGGGGTAAAATTATCGCTGCGCTTTTGATAACATTGCAATATAGAGGTAGCAAGACAATCTCACGAGCTTACGAGCTTGCCAAGGACTTAAAGGAATATGCAGAGAAAATTTCAAAGCAAATGGGATATGCTGGAAAATGA